The window AATtctactccctccgccccataatataataacgtttttgacactacacaagtgtcaaaaacgctcttataatgtgggacagagggagtagcatttGTAAGAACTCAAATTGACAGATTTTTCACCTTTTTCACTCTAAAGACAGAATCATAGAATGGATTTGAGCTTGAAATTTTATACATATGTAATTGGACCATGAAGTACATTTTGCATAAACAaaatccatatatttttgtgacTTGTGTTAGTTTCAGTGACCACAATTGCACCCAAGCCCTTGGTCCATACAGTATGAACCCAGTGTCCCCTAGTGTGTATAATGATCAATGCTAAGAAAGATTTGCCCCTTAGTGTGATCTAGTAAATCTGCCTGTTATTGAACTGTTGAATTGCTGTTTAATTGATATAGATACTGCTGAGTGCAAGATGAGCAGTAACCGTGGGAGGAGCCGTAGTCCAGTTGAAGTCAAGGATGACCACTCTAAGGGGAGTGAGGGTTATGGAAGGAAAGAGTACGTGAGAGATGTACAGAATGATAGTCAAACCAGACCAGGCAGAGGTCATGAATTTGTTAGGCATTCCTACGGAGCATCACGTGAATCCAGGAGGCATGATGATTATAGGAGGTATCATGATAAACGTGCTGATGATGAAAGGAGCCGTCCTAGAACTTCTCGGCCAGATCGGGAGTCAAGGGCTGACACTTACTATGATCATTCAAAGCGTGATGGCACATCTGATAGATCACATGGTGATTGGAGAAATGCCGACAGCAGGTATGGGGATAAATCTGTTAAGCGAGAGCAGAGGAGTAAGAATCAGGAAAAACATGAGTCCCCACGTGAATACCATAGACATGATGTCGCAGAGTACGAGAAAGATGCTAATTTAAGAAAGGAAACCCACTCTTCCAGAAGGTATCCAGAAGAAAGTGAAAGTAAAAACAAGGAAAAGTTCAAGCAGGACGAGGCTGTAAAGAAGAGAAGTGGCAAGGAAATTGAGAAAAGCAGCTGCGCAGCAGAACCTGAGTTAGAAACTAGGCACAAGAGAAGAAGCTTATTCAGTTCTGTTGGTCCAGATGTTGAAAATGAACAGCACAAGGAAATGGATACTTCAGGAGGTTGGTtgatattttgattttttttgttagtTCTGAAAATTTCTTGTACTGACACACTGATGCATTATTCTACTGAGATGTGATTATGGACTTCTTGACCTTAAACATAGTTTCTGCTAATTCTGCATCAGGAATTAAAGAGGAAACCATGAATGATCTGAATGCAGCAAAAGTTGCAGCAATGAAAGCTGCTGAATTAGGTGAGTTCCCTCAGTTTGTTATCAATATTTTTTCTTCCATTTTTGCACCATCTCAAGGATCCATGTCTTCATTAGTTTAGTTTCTTCTGTGCTATTTCTTGAATGTGATGCGTGGACCTATTAAAAATATGGTTTTGTGTGAAATAAAGTAGGTATAGTATATTTGTTGGGCTGAACATTTCTTGGTTAGCACAAGAATTTGGTTCCATGATGGTCCAGTGATATGACTATGATGTTAATCTCTTCCATGGTAGATCAGAGCTATGCAATCTTCCACTTGCATGCATGACTGACCACCTCCTTGCATGTTCTGTTGCAGTGAATAAGAACATTGTAGGATTTGGAGTCGGAACTGGGCGGCTATCCACTGACCAGAAGAAGAAGCTGCTCTGGGGTAACAAAAAGAGTAACCCTCCAGAGGTATATCTTGGATAGcatctactctctccgttcctatatatttgtctttctagagatttcaacaagtgactacacacgaagcaaaatgagtgaatctacactctaaagtatgtctatatacatccgtatgtggtaaccatttgatatctctaaaaagacaaatatttaggaacggaggaagtatttatTTTCAACTTGCTTCTTTCCATTCCACTATTCCTGTATACCATACTTTTGCAACATATTTTTACCTTCGTCCTAATGCTTCAGACAAGTACTCACTGGGACTCAAATCTGTTTTCTGATCGGGAGCGCCAAGAGAAATTCAACAAACTCATGGTAATTCCTTCAAGATGTGTAATTTTGAAATATAATACTGATCTGAATTCTGCTGAGCAACAACATATATACCCCATTACTCTGCGATGCACTAACACTTTTTTAGAGTCTGAGGATGCCTTGGCCTAATGCAGGGTGTGAAGAGCAATGCCTCTGCCTCAGTTCAAGAGAGCAAGGCTGGCAACGAGGAGGGTCCggcggaagtcaagaaacaagaggAACTCGACACCGACCTGGAGAAACTCTATGTAGCAGGCCTGCGCCGGAGAGATGGCCGAACCGTTGGTCTCGGCCTGTAGGGAACTCTGCCTGCAAGTGTCAAGTGCCTCCGATGTACACGCTTCGTTGGCTTTGGCTGCCTGTTTTGCATCGACTGTAGAAACGTGTTATTATATTGTCATCGTGTGTCTCATAAACAGTTTATGTCTGCTTGACACTTGTATCTTCTCACCCGGGAGGACTTGTGCACTTAGATGTCTGCTTTGCTTGCCCTTTGATGTCAATATGAGTTTCCGGATTAAAAAAAATAAGCTATCGATAGAGGCTGTAATCAGAGTTACAAAGGAGCTAGGTGGATAAAAAAGCACAGAAAAAAGGGTAAAAGGCCGAGCCTTCGCTCATGCGGCCGATCCCAAGGGACCATGGTCACCCGTCGCAGCATCCGTGGTCGTCCCACCATCGGTTTGAAGTGTGGCTGATTGCCGTCGTCGGCTCTTCATCTGGGCTGTAGCAAGAAAAAATGCCACTCCCAGCAAAATCAATCACCGGTTCCAACAAAACATATCTCACCGCCGTTGGGGGTGCAACAAAGCCTCTTGCAAGTCCAGCAAGATTTAGTGTCGGTTCCATCAAAACAAAATGACGGTACCAGCAAAAACAAGTTGACGATAGTTGGTTCCAACAATTCACAGCGCGGTTGCAGCTTCTCCGAcaaccggttccagcaaaaaagaaTGAAAGTGCCAGCAAAAAACAAGTCGACGGTTGTTTGCTTCCAACAATTGTCAGTGTTGTTGCAGCTTCCCGGCGACCCGTTCCAGCAAAGTGACATGCCGGTAATAGCATTAGTGCCCCATCAGCTCTTGGTCGTCGGTGGCGCATGCATCACGGGTGC is drawn from Triticum dicoccoides isolate Atlit2015 ecotype Zavitan chromosome 4A, WEW_v2.0, whole genome shotgun sequence and contains these coding sequences:
- the LOC119285087 gene encoding peptidyl-prolyl cis-trans isomerase G-like isoform X1; amino-acid sequence: MSSNRGRSRSPVEVKDDHSKGSEGYGRKEYVRDVQNDSQTRPGRGHEFVRHSYGASRESRRHDDYRRYHDKRADDERSRPRTSRPDRESRADTYYDHSKRDGTSDRSHGDWRNADSRYGDKSVKREQRSKNQEKHESPREYHRHDVAEYEKDANLRKETHSSRRYPEESESKNKEKFKQDEAVKKRSGKEIEKSSCAAEPELETRHKRRSLFSSVGPDVENEQHKEMDTSGGIKEETMNDLNAAKVAAMKAAELVNKNIVGFGVGTGRLSTDQKKKLLWGNKKSNPPETSTHWDSNLFSDRERQEKFNKLMSLRMPWPNAGCEEQCLCLSSREQGWQRGGSGGSQETRGTRHRPGETLCSRPAPERWPNRWSRPVGNSACKCQVPPMYTLRWLWLPVLHRL
- the LOC119285087 gene encoding peptidyl-prolyl cis-trans isomerase G-like isoform X2, which gives rise to MSSNRGRSRSPVEVKDDHSKGSEGYGRKEYVRDVQNDSQTRPGRGHEFVRHSYGASRESRRHDDYRRYHDKRADDERSRPRTSRPDRESRADTYYDHSKRDGTSDRSHGDWRNADSRYGDKSVKREQRSKNQEKHESPREYHRHDVAEYEKDANLRKETHSSRRYPEESESKNKEKFKQDEAVKKRSGKEIEKSSCAAEPELETRHKRRSLFSSVGPDVENEQHKEMDTSGGIKEETMNDLNAAKVAAMKAAELVNKNIVGFGVGTGRLSTDQKKKLLWGNKKSNPPETSTHWDSNLFSDRERQEKFNKLMGVKSNASASVQESKAGNEEGPAEVKKQEELDTDLEKLYVAGLRRRDGRTVGLGL